ATGGATCCGGCAGCCGCGACGGGCTTCGCGCGGCTCCACCGCCTGTCGGGCATCCTCAACGGGATCGTAATGATCTCGGGTGTCCTGGTGCTCGTGCTCGAGATGGCGAGGCGCCGCTGAAGGGCTTCAAGCCGCCGCCCGCTCAGCCCCCGCTGAGCGCGAGGCTCAGCAGCGCTTTCACGAGCTCACCCGGCGGCACGGCCCCGCCCTGTGTGGCTGACTGGAGCAGGCACCCCTCGGCCGCGCCCAGCATGACGGCGGCGACGGCGCCCGTATCGAGCTCCTTCCTGAACGCTCCCGTCGCCACGCCCGCCTGGAGAATCTCCTCGAGCGACAGCCGGAGCTGCTCCCGCTGCCAGGCCAGCGCCAGTCGGTGGTGCTTGTCGTGACGCGCCCGCATCCAGCCAGTCAGGAGCATCTCGGAGAAGTCGGGATCGCTCTGGCCGTAGGCGCCGAAGATGATCTCCATCGCGCCCTCGAGCCTGACCGCCGGGGGATCGCCGCCGCGAGCCACGCGGGCGACCGCCGCGACGATGGGCGCGAAGCGCTCCTCTATGACTTGAATGCTCGAAGCGGGGGCCTGGATGCTCGAAGCGGGCAGCTGGTGCGCATGGGGTGTCGGGGGCTGGCGTCGGGGAGCTTTCCGCTTCACGCCCCGATTATCCCACGCTCGAATCCCTCGCCATGGACTTCGGGCTTTCTCCCGAGCAGGAACGGTTCCGGGCGAGCGCAGCGGCTGGCTCGGGGCCGATAGCCCGGGCGACTGGCGAAAGGTCAGCGCCGGGCTCAAGACGCGGGCGGAACGAGGAAACGGCTCCTACGCCGCGCTCTGGCAGGGGAGCCCCGGCGCGGCGGGCGGCAGCTGGTGGCAGTACCGGGCGCTCCGCTCGCGGGGAGACACCA
This DNA window, taken from Candidatus Methylomirabilota bacterium, encodes the following:
- a CDS encoding TetR family transcriptional regulator C-terminal domain-containing protein, producing MKRKAPRRQPPTPHAHQLPASSIQAPASSIQVIEERFAPIVAAVARVARGGDPPAVRLEGAMEIIFGAYGQSDPDFSEMLLTGWMRARHDKHHRLALAWQREQLRLSLEEILQAGVATGAFRKELDTGAVAAVMLGAAEGCLLQSATQGGAVPPGELVKALLSLALSGG